A window of the Gossypium arboreum isolate Shixiya-1 chromosome 2, ASM2569848v2, whole genome shotgun sequence genome harbors these coding sequences:
- the LOC108467257 gene encoding uncharacterized protein LOC108467257 isoform X4, which translates to MAAENKLHPALFSTEAEHKVLQHLMGGFISFTFKPEDLQCSFFRYVARELLACAVMRPVLNLVSPRFINERIESAIISMTKAKGVDAAEGASQYKSNGSSRIPSDHFSKFLDPSVTGVELVQLKTDQSRAAGGTTATDNLNRAHLMKDPLLSMDTRSSHSWSSVTLNSQTSAGKGIEQHRTGGEWGDMLDIISRRKTEVLAPENFENMWTKGRNYKKKEKRLIEQVPQHYSAGSPATVDHSKAISKTREKCPTKLNTSDRCAAQSTLTDQRKIEKLFLKEASNVSYYSSVASCQEDDERSLVDLEEVESESSDSFSSEEETGTVTGIGSPGTKVWDGKSNRNLAVSHIHHPLENPEGHMAKKAGRRHVQYRRLTRTPSSRKRSRLTCQKLPVWQEVDRSSFISGDGQDILNSPNGHEKADDSSNNSETEFFGRLHSGATASISSHNLTINSLQNSLVVDSFFKLRCEVLGANIVKSGSKTFAVYSISVTDVNNNNSWSIKRRFRHFEELHQRLKQFPEYKLHLPPKHFLSTGLDVHVIRERCKLLDGYLKNLLQFPTISGSIEVWDFLSVDSQTYVFSNSFSIIETLSVDLDSNPSEKSNKASSVLVPLVGPLSSKGEQLDTESKEYARQMKPNLAMDGLRNAKNMSYPPKVLTKEQGNSIEDSGSNSDTGMSKISFVRHTEKNVKGKANDGMEDASELVLDAVLHPTFPTEWVPPNLSVPILDLVDVIFQLQDGGWIRRKAFWVAKQILQLGMGDAFDDWLIEKIQMLRKGSVVASGIERLEKILWPDGIFITKHPRQQHPPSSSGPSKASPCSPLPPETCSSRLGDEQQQLEAERRAKFVYELMIDNAPAAIVGLVGRKEYEQSAKDLYFFIQSSVCLKLLAYDLLELLLLSAFPEMEYVFKQFHVEKHKFGEFKSN; encoded by the exons ATGGCTGCAGAGAACAAACTGCACCCAGCTTTATTCTCTACTGAAGCTGAGCACAAG GTGTTGCAACATTTGATGGGTGGTTTTATATCTTTCACATTCAAACCTGAAGATCTGCAATGTTCTTTCTTTCGGTATGTTGCCAGGGAACTTCTGGCTTGTGCAGTAATGCGACCAGTCTTAAACTTAGTGAGTCCAAG GTTTATAAATGAGAGAATTGAATCTGCTATTATATCTATGACCAAAGCTAAAGGAGTCGATGCTGCAGAAGGTGCATCTCAATACAAATCAAATGGCTCCTCAAGGATCCCTTCTGAtcatttttctaagtttctagaTCCTTCTGTAACTGGTGTTGAACTGGTACAATTAAAAACTGATCAGTCCAGAGCTGCTGGAGGCACCACTGCAACAGATAACCTAAACAGAGCACATCTAATGAAGGATCCACTGCTTTCCATGGATACTCGATCTTCCCATTCTTGGAGCTCTGTGACTTTGAACTCTCAAACTAGTGCTGGAAAAGGTATCGAGCAACATCGTACAGGAGGAGAATGGGGTGATATGTTAGATATCATTTCCCGTAGAAAGACTGAGGTACTTGCTCCAGAAAATTTTGAGAACATGTGGACAAAAGGGAGAAACTACAAAAAGAAGGAAAAACGATTGATTGAGCAAGTTCCTCAGCATTACTCTGCTGGGAGCCCTGCTACAGTGGATCATTCAAAAGCAATATCTAAGACAAGAGAGAAGTGTCCTACCAAGCTTAACACATCTGATAGGTGTGCAGCTCAATCTACATTAACTGATCAGCgcaaaatagaaaaattattcCTAAAAGAAGCTAGCAATGTATCGTACTACTCTTCAGTTGCATCTTGTCAGGAAGATGATGAACGCAGCCTTGTTGATTTGGAGGAGGTTGAATCAGAAAGCAGTGATTCTTTTTCTTCAGAAGAAGAAACAGGAACTGTAACGGGTATTGGTTCTCCAGGAACCAAAGTTTGGGATGGCAAGAGTAACAGAAATCTGGCAGTTTCGCATATTCATCATCCACTTGAAAATCCTGAAGGCCATATGGCAAAGAAGGCTGGTAGAAGGCATGTTCAGTATCGAAGATTAACCAGAACCCCATCCAGCAGAAAAAGATCGAGATTGACCTGTCAGAAGTTGCCTGTCTGGCAAGAGGTGGATAGGTCTAGCTTTATATCAGGGGATGGACAGGACATACTTAATTCACCGAATGGACATGAGAAAGCTGATGACTCCAGCAATAATTCTGAGACTGAATTCTTTGGTAGACTTCACAGTGGAGCTACTGCTTCTATCTCTAGTCATAATTTGACTATTAATTCCTTGCAAAACTCGTTGGTGGTAGATTCTTTCTTTAAATTGAGATGTGAG GTTTTGGGTGCAAATATTGTGAAGAGTGGCTCCAAAACATTTGCTGTTTATTCCATATCTGTTACAGATGTAAACAACAATAATAGCTGGTCAATAAAGAGAAG ATTCCGACATTTTGAGGAGTTGCATCAACGTCTTAAACAATTTCCAGAGTATAAACTTCACTTGCCTCCAAAGCATTTTCTCTCAACAGGTTTGGACGTTCATGTAATACGAGAACGGTGTAAATTGCTTGACGGATATTTAAAG AATCTCCTGCAGTTTCCTACTATTTCAGGATCAATTGAAGTTTGGGACTTCCTAAGTGTTGACTCCCAG ACATATGTATTCTCAAATTCTTTTTCTATCATTGAGACATTGTCAG TTGACCTTGACAGTAATCCATCTGAAAAGAGCAACAAGGCCTCAAGTGTTTTGGTGCCTCTGGTGGGTCCTTTATCTTCTAAGGGAGAACAGttagacactgaaagcaaggaaTATGCACGGCAGATGAAGCCAAATCTTGCAATGGATGGATTAAGAAATGCAAAAAATATGTCTTATCCTCCAAAAGTTCTCACTAAAGAACAGGGTAACTCCATTGAAGATTCAGGCAGTAATTCTGATACTGGAATGTCAAAGATTTCATTTGTAAGACACACAGAGAAGAATGTTAAAGGAAAAGCGAATGACGGAATGGAAGATGCTTCTGAGTTGGTTCTTGATGCTGTTTTGCACCCAACCTTTCCTACAGAG TGGGTGCCCCCAAATTTAAGTGTCCCCATTTTAGATTTGGTGGATGTCATTTTCCAGCTCCAAGATGGCGGGTGGATCAG GAGGAAGGCTTTTTGGGTGGCCAAACAAATCCTACAACTTGGAATGGGTGATGCTTTTGATGATTGGCTGATAGAAAAGATCCAGATGCTGCGCAAGGGCTCAGTTGTTGCTTCAGGAATCGAGCGTCTTGAGAAG ATACTTTGGCCTGATGGTatattcataaccaaacatcCAAGGCAACAACATCCGCCATCATCCAGTGGCCCTTCCAAGGCTTCACCTTGCAGTCCGCTACCTCCTGAAACATGTTCATCTAGATTGGGTGATGAGCAGCAACAACTAGAAGCAGAACGTCGTGCAAAATTCGTATATGAGCTAATGATTG ACAATGCACCAGCTGCTATTGTGGGTCTTGTTGGTCGCAAGGAGTATGAACAATCTGCTAAGGACCTCTATTTCTTCATTCAG TCTAGTGTTTGTTTGAAGCTGCTGGCATATGATCTTCTTGAGCTCTTGCTGTTGTCTGCATTTCCAGAGATGGAGTATGTATTCAAGCAGTTCCATGTAGAAAAACACAAGTTTGGTGAGTTTAAATCAAACTAA